One window of the Entelurus aequoreus isolate RoL-2023_Sb linkage group LG18, RoL_Eaeq_v1.1, whole genome shotgun sequence genome contains the following:
- the LOC133633463 gene encoding 5-hydroxytryptamine receptor 4 has translation MDNTSFQDDANATLEMDPQSCVMLRNEAFRIVLYGFFSVAIVCTVVGNFLVVLSVAYFKQLQSPTNSFVMSLAVADCLVGLLVMPYSMIRTVEGCWYFGVLFCRLHSSLDVMLCTASIFHLSCIAYDRYYAVCNPLVYSLIMSQNRVAFLIVICWAVPMLISFGPIMLGLHAVGVDLVLPQDVCVLIVNRVYAIMASLIAFYLPMAIMLVAYWKIFKAAKRQAKQISAMESQMAAGVGKDSTKKKKHRNTMKRERKAAKTLGIIMGVFLLFWMPFFTVNIVDPFIEYSTEVLIWDIFLWLGYINSSLNPFLYGFFNRSFRKAFLMFMGFRVCRPGISPGMELSHTRKEANDAQ, from the coding sequence ATGGACAACACCAGCTTTCAAGACGACGCCAACGCCACCCTTGAGATGGATCCTCAGTCCTGTGTCATGTTGAGGAACGAGGCGTTCCGCATTGTCCTCTATGGTTTCTTCTCCGTCGCCATCGTGTGCACGGTGGTGGGCAACTTCCTGGTAGTCCTATCAGTCGCCTACTTCAAGCAGCTGCAATCGCCCACTAACTCCTTCGTCATGTCCCTGGCGGTGGCCGACTGCCTGGTGGGCCTGCTGGTGATGCCGTACAGTATGATCCGGACCGTGGAAGGTTGCTGGTACTTCGGAGTCCTCTTTTGTCGGCTTCACTCCAGTCTCGATGTCATGCTCTGCACCGCCTCCATCTTCCATCTGAGTTGCATCGCGTATGATCGCTACTACGCCGTTTGCAACCCGCTGGTTTACTCGTTGATAATGTCCCAGAATCGAGTGGCTTTCCTCATCGTCATATGTTGGGCTGTTCCCATGCTCATCTCCTTTGGACCCATCATGCTCGGCCTCCACGCTGTCGGCGTGGACCTGGTTCTCCCTCAAGATGTATGCGTCTTAATAGTCAATCGCGTCTACGCTATAATGGCGTCCTTGATCGCCTTCTACTTGCCCATGGCTATCATGTTGGTAGCCTACTGGAAGATATTCAAAGCGGCCAAACGGCAGGCGAAGCAGATCAGCGCCATGGAAAGCCAGATGGCCGCCGGTGTTGGCAAGGACTCTACCAAGAAGAAGAAGCATCGCAACACGATGAAGAGGGAGCGAAAGGCAGCTAAGACTTTGGGGATCATCATGGGAGTCTTCCTCCTCTTCTGGATGCCCTTTTTTACCGTCAACATCGTGGACCCCTTTATTGAGTACAGCACAGAGGTGCTCATCTGGGATATATTTCTATGGCTGGGATACATTAATTCGTCTCTAAATCCCTTCCTGTACGGTTTCTTCAATCGCTCCTTCCGGAAGGCATTCCTTATGTTTATGGGCTTTCGGGTATGCCGACCTGGAATCTCCCCCGGAATGGAACTATCACACACCAGGAAGGAAGCAAATGATGCACAATAA